In the Phaeobacter gallaeciensis genome, one interval contains:
- a CDS encoding adenylate/guanylate cyclase domain-containing protein, with product MRGSAADRELWRQAEVEAERVVSVLRIGVSLGLLLIFFLTVWDNVETVESYLRRQWLFALATMFSYLLLGLFTLWRARRGMFRGWMIWTGVTLDCAFLLVNAWVGLENTSLPGGVTFLLPPIWLVPGVLAFAVLRFNPYLQAYTVLLIVTGLSLMVFWQPEQVPVQAAERALFLLSLPPNIIRISMIALAGIVLVVAAYRMRGLLHRSITEAQARTNLTRYLPAQLAGRLAGGGLEELRQGQRQQMAVLFIDIRRFTSWSEGRDPQEVSAYITEFRRRVQRAAACSNGLIDKYIGDAAMILFEGEEGAQRALDCAGALDEELQRWTALRLEAGEGPVEAGIGLHWGEVFSGVVGNAERLEYSVFGDTVNIAARLEQLTRQADARIIASAALFDAAGAKPARDGWIALPPVHLRGRSSGLDIFGWGQGGFAPDQRPGGDTAV from the coding sequence ATGAGGGGCAGCGCAGCGGACCGGGAGTTGTGGCGACAGGCTGAGGTGGAGGCCGAGCGCGTCGTCTCAGTTCTGCGGATCGGGGTGTCGCTGGGGCTGTTGCTGATCTTCTTTCTCACCGTCTGGGACAATGTTGAAACGGTGGAAAGCTACCTGCGTCGGCAATGGCTCTTTGCACTGGCAACCATGTTTTCCTACCTGCTGCTGGGACTGTTCACCCTATGGCGCGCGCGCCGGGGGATGTTTCGCGGCTGGATGATCTGGACCGGCGTGACCTTGGACTGCGCCTTCCTTCTGGTGAATGCCTGGGTGGGGCTTGAGAATACATCCCTGCCGGGGGGCGTGACCTTCCTGCTGCCACCGATCTGGCTGGTACCGGGGGTGCTGGCCTTTGCGGTTCTCCGGTTCAATCCGTATCTGCAAGCTTATACGGTGCTTCTGATCGTGACGGGCCTGTCCCTGATGGTCTTCTGGCAGCCCGAACAGGTGCCGGTGCAGGCAGCGGAGCGGGCACTGTTCCTATTGTCCTTGCCCCCTAATATCATCCGCATTTCCATGATTGCCTTGGCCGGCATTGTTCTTGTCGTGGCCGCCTACCGGATGCGTGGGCTTTTGCACCGCTCGATCACCGAGGCGCAGGCGCGCACCAATCTGACCCGCTACCTGCCCGCCCAGTTGGCCGGTCGCCTCGCGGGCGGCGGGCTGGAGGAGTTACGACAGGGGCAGCGGCAGCAAATGGCGGTCCTGTTCATCGACATCCGCAGGTTCACCAGCTGGTCCGAGGGGCGCGATCCGCAGGAGGTCAGCGCCTATATCACCGAATTCCGCCGCCGGGTGCAGCGGGCTGCGGCGTGCAGCAACGGCTTGATCGACAAATACATCGGCGATGCCGCGATGATCCTGTTCGAAGGTGAGGAAGGGGCGCAGCGAGCGCTCGATTGCGCCGGGGCGCTGGATGAAGAACTGCAGCGCTGGACGGCCTTGCGTCTGGAGGCGGGGGAAGGGCCTGTCGAGGCGGGGATCGGCCTGCACTGGGGCGAGGTCTTTTCCGGGGTGGTCGGCAATGCCGAGCGTTTGGAATACAGCGTCTTTGGCGATACAGTGAATATCGCGGCGCGGCTGGAGCAGCTCACACGGCAGGCAGATGCCCGGATCATAGCCTCTGCCGCCCTGTTTGACGCCGCCGGAGCAAAGCCCGCGCGCGACGGCTGGATTGCCCTGCCACCGGTGCATCTGCGCGGGCGCAGCAGCGGGCTCGACATCTTCGGATGGGGACAAGGCGGCTTTGCCCCAGATCAAAGACCCGGAGGGGACACTGCTGTCTGA
- a CDS encoding DUF3775 domain-containing protein: MLEISARKVAQVAMMARELDRAEGELRAFIDRMSVDEQAELTAIMWIGRGSFEAEELSEALATARSEATTPTADYLIGTPHLADNIEAGLEAIGVDVGDIEDDVIGR, encoded by the coding sequence ATGTTGGAGATTTCCGCCCGCAAGGTCGCCCAGGTGGCGATGATGGCCCGGGAACTGGACCGGGCCGAAGGGGAGCTGCGCGCCTTTATCGACCGGATGAGCGTCGATGAGCAGGCCGAACTGACCGCGATCATGTGGATCGGTCGCGGCAGTTTCGAGGCGGAAGAGCTGTCAGAGGCGCTTGCGACGGCTCGCAGCGAAGCCACCACCCCGACCGCCGATTACCTTATCGGAACGCCGCATCTGGCCGACAATATTGAGGCCGGGCTGGAGGCCATCGGTGTGGATGTCGGTGATATCGAAGACGATGTGATCGGTCGCTGA
- a CDS encoding saccharopine dehydrogenase family protein, which produces MTIHWCGTGLSAIPGLRRLLEAGHDVAVWNRTPEKAREAVGDLTTNIHAFSIANLAQMLSPEDVVVSMLPGDWHVELAELAISKGAHFVSSSYIAPEMRALDDKAREAGVALVNEVGLDPGIDHLMAHALVQDYKASDAYDAENHISFISYCGGIPKTPNPFRYKFSWSPLGVLKALRSPSRSVRDYSELRVDRPWDAISSYDAPLPTPESFEVYPNRDSLPFMAQYEFEEAWPVKEFVRGTLRLNGWSEAWADVFKEVETLEGEAGDARLKEMSDQFWDENAYDEGEADRVVLCVSLKAEKDGKVVWHKTYVMDAWGDERSTAMARLVSYPVSFAIEAVMNRQIPAGVHAAPSDPKLIEKWMGEIGKLAQHLEIIDHAG; this is translated from the coding sequence ATGACCATCCACTGGTGCGGAACCGGCCTGTCGGCCATCCCCGGCCTGCGCCGCCTTCTGGAGGCGGGCCATGACGTTGCGGTGTGGAACCGCACCCCCGAAAAGGCGCGCGAAGCGGTGGGCGATCTGACCACCAACATTCACGCCTTTTCCATCGCCAACCTGGCCCAGATGCTGAGCCCGGAGGACGTTGTCGTCTCAATGCTGCCTGGCGACTGGCACGTGGAGCTGGCCGAACTGGCGATCTCCAAAGGCGCCCATTTCGTGTCCTCCTCCTACATTGCGCCGGAAATGCGCGCGCTGGATGACAAGGCGCGCGAAGCAGGCGTGGCCCTGGTGAACGAGGTCGGCCTTGATCCCGGCATCGACCACCTGATGGCCCACGCGCTTGTGCAGGATTACAAGGCATCGGACGCCTATGATGCCGAGAACCACATCAGCTTTATCTCTTACTGCGGTGGCATTCCGAAGACCCCGAACCCATTCCGCTATAAATTCAGCTGGTCACCGCTCGGCGTGCTGAAGGCGCTGCGTTCACCCTCGCGGTCGGTGCGGGATTATTCCGAGCTGCGCGTGGACCGGCCATGGGATGCGATCAGCAGCTATGACGCGCCGCTGCCCACGCCTGAAAGCTTTGAGGTCTACCCGAACCGCGACTCGCTGCCCTTCATGGCGCAATACGAGTTCGAAGAGGCCTGGCCGGTGAAGGAATTCGTGCGCGGCACCCTGCGCCTCAACGGCTGGTCCGAGGCCTGGGCCGATGTCTTCAAGGAAGTCGAGACCCTGGAAGGCGAAGCAGGCGATGCCCGCCTGAAAGAGATGTCCGACCAGTTCTGGGACGAAAACGCCTATGACGAAGGTGAAGCGGACCGGGTCGTGCTCTGCGTCAGCCTGAAGGCGGAAAAGGACGGCAAGGTCGTTTGGCACAAGACCTATGTGATGGATGCCTGGGGCGACGAGCGCAGCACCGCCATGGCGCGCCTTGTGTCCTATCCGGTCAGCTTTGCCATCGAGGCCGTGATGAACCGCCAGATCCCGGCCGGCGTTCACGCCGCCCCCAGCGATCCCAAGCTGATCGAAAAATGGATGGGCGAGATCGGCAAGCTGGCCCAGCATCTGGAAATCATCGACCACGCAGGCTGA
- a CDS encoding glutathione S-transferase family protein → MQLYYAPGTISIAVAIALEEAGITYEAVNVDFASAEQTKPAYGQINPKGRVPALAVEGGILTETGALLDYIADLAPDAGLRPEDPVLKARMREVMYYLASTMHVNHAHKMRGSRWASQQSSFEDMTAKVPETMAASAAYISENGLKGPFVLGDEISIADCYLFVVCSWLEGDGVSVADYPKIRDFMATMDQRPSVRAVRAKGML, encoded by the coding sequence ATGCAACTTTATTATGCTCCCGGCACGATCTCGATTGCAGTGGCCATCGCGCTTGAGGAAGCCGGTATCACCTATGAGGCGGTCAATGTGGATTTTGCCAGCGCCGAGCAGACAAAACCCGCCTATGGGCAGATCAATCCCAAGGGCCGTGTGCCCGCGCTGGCGGTCGAGGGCGGCATCCTGACCGAAACCGGCGCTCTGCTGGACTATATCGCCGATCTTGCTCCCGACGCAGGCCTGCGCCCCGAAGACCCGGTTCTGAAGGCCCGCATGCGCGAGGTGATGTACTACCTTGCCTCGACCATGCACGTGAACCACGCCCACAAGATGCGCGGCAGCCGTTGGGCCAGTCAGCAATCCTCGTTTGAGGACATGACAGCGAAAGTGCCAGAAACCATGGCCGCCTCTGCCGCCTACATCAGCGAAAACGGCCTTAAAGGGCCCTTTGTGCTGGGTGATGAGATCAGTATCGCCGATTGCTATCTGTTTGTGGTGTGCAGCTGGCTCGAAGGGGACGGGGTTTCGGTTGCGGATTATCCCAAGATCCGGGATTTCATGGCCACCATGGATCAGCGCCCCTCGGTGCGCGCAGTCCGCGCCAAGGGCATGCTTTGA
- a CDS encoding PAS-domain containing protein, whose protein sequence is MKQSDKQRAAMTTAGLNLIAQALSIYDSDLRLAVCNRRFKEMFALPDRLVTPGARFDETIRYIAESGEYGPIEDIDEFVDSRVEQALAFVPHYLERTRANGQVISIEGAPLSQGGWVSVYTDITRTKRVELLLRARSEEMSDRLIAHTEELSAANRELAATNSALEEAKRQLTEIEARTRLTTEMMPAHIAHVDGEGYYSFTNRRLSSVFPGRPSDILGMHISDALGPSAFARIEPHLMAAYKGGSPVFEFTEEHGSRRIRVAFTPDNSGGVFILSMDVTEETQARVALQQARRREMAAQMTSGLAHDFSNLLTIILGMQGKLAKMDLPPEADELIQGTLSAARRGGRLLNRIGEMTGQRTLRPQATDMHVLLNELKILASPSLPQGIGLSILDNTPDVMLLLDAGKLQDALLNLIFNARDACGTTGQITVSVHAVGETWLEISVSDTGPGFSPEALKQALNPFFTTKGSEGSGLGLPTVYDMAKSTGGDMRIANTVSGASVTLRLPYRLAPDASGGIALLVEDSESLRATFRDMLIDLGYSVIEATSVDEASALTADIPDMALVLSDIRLEGEATGIDLVDRLAGSSLPCILMTSLPPGDAMHREALKRGPVLQKPFTTQQLSALITPETPS, encoded by the coding sequence ATGAAACAGTCAGACAAACAACGCGCCGCTATGACGACCGCCGGGCTCAACCTGATCGCTCAGGCGCTGTCGATCTACGATAGCGATCTGCGGCTGGCAGTCTGTAATCGTCGGTTCAAGGAGATGTTCGCCCTACCGGACAGGCTGGTAACCCCCGGCGCGCGCTTTGACGAAACCATCCGGTATATCGCCGAAAGCGGCGAATACGGCCCAATCGAGGATATCGACGAATTTGTCGACTCCCGCGTCGAACAAGCGCTTGCCTTTGTTCCACATTATCTGGAACGCACCCGCGCCAACGGGCAGGTGATCTCGATCGAGGGGGCACCACTTTCGCAGGGGGGCTGGGTGTCGGTCTATACCGATATCACCCGGACAAAACGGGTCGAACTGTTGCTGCGGGCCCGGTCCGAGGAAATGTCGGACCGTCTGATCGCCCATACCGAAGAACTGTCGGCAGCAAACCGCGAACTGGCCGCCACCAACAGCGCCTTGGAAGAGGCCAAACGCCAGCTCACCGAGATCGAAGCCCGCACCCGTCTGACGACGGAAATGATGCCGGCCCATATCGCCCACGTGGATGGCGAAGGCTATTATTCCTTTACCAACCGGCGGCTCAGCTCGGTCTTTCCGGGCCGTCCCTCGGACATTCTGGGGATGCATATCTCGGATGCGCTGGGGCCATCCGCCTTTGCCCGGATCGAACCGCACCTGATGGCCGCCTACAAAGGTGGCAGCCCGGTCTTTGAGTTTACCGAGGAACACGGCAGCCGCCGCATCCGCGTCGCCTTTACCCCGGACAACAGCGGCGGCGTCTTTATCCTGTCGATGGATGTGACCGAAGAAACCCAGGCCCGCGTCGCCCTGCAACAGGCCCGCCGCCGCGAAATGGCGGCGCAGATGACCTCCGGCCTTGCGCATGACTTTTCGAACCTTCTGACCATCATCCTCGGCATGCAGGGCAAACTGGCCAAGATGGATCTGCCCCCCGAAGCGGATGAGCTAATCCAGGGCACCCTTTCAGCGGCACGGCGGGGTGGGCGGCTTCTGAACCGCATCGGGGAAATGACAGGCCAGCGCACCCTGCGCCCGCAGGCCACCGACATGCATGTGCTGCTCAATGAGCTGAAGATCCTCGCCTCGCCCTCGCTGCCGCAGGGCATCGGCCTCAGCATTCTCGACAATACGCCCGACGTGATGCTGCTGCTGGATGCGGGCAAATTGCAGGACGCGCTGCTGAACCTTATTTTCAACGCCCGCGACGCCTGCGGCACCACCGGGCAGATCACCGTCAGCGTCCATGCGGTCGGAGAAACCTGGCTGGAAATCAGCGTCAGCGACACTGGTCCCGGCTTTTCCCCCGAGGCGCTGAAACAGGCGCTGAACCCGTTTTTCACCACCAAGGGCAGCGAAGGCTCGGGCCTGGGTCTGCCGACCGTTTATGACATGGCGAAATCTACAGGCGGCGACATGCGCATCGCCAATACGGTCTCGGGCGCCAGCGTTACCCTGCGCCTGCCCTACCGGCTGGCGCCGGATGCCTCGGGCGGGATCGCACTGCTCGTCGAAGACAGCGAAAGCCTGCGCGCCACCTTTCGCGACATGCTGATCGACCTTGGCTATTCCGTGATCGAGGCCACCAGCGTAGACGAAGCCTCGGCCCTGACCGCTGACATTCCGGACATGGCGCTGGTGCTGTCCGACATCCGGCTGGAAGGTGAGGCCACCGGGATCGATCTGGTCGACCGGCTGGCCGGATCCTCCCTGCCCTGCATCCTGATGACGTCGCTGCCCCCGGGCGATGCCATGCATCGGGAGGCTTTGAAACGCGGGCCTGTTCTGCAAAAACCCTTTACCACGCAGCAGCTGTCGGCGCTGATCACACCGGAGACCCCTTCATGA
- a CDS encoding hydantoinase/carbamoylase family amidase — MKINPQRFLADLHTLRSFGASGVGKGVVRPAYTAVDIAARRWLASRMQEAGLEVRFDRLGNLFGIAGEKSLLIGSHSDSQPEGGWLDGALGVIAGLEIARASKEAGGPPISVVSFQDEEGRFGVLTGSDVWTGRLSMADADQQTDNEGQTLRAARQRMKEGTEKPVPTDLFTGFLEMHIEQGPTLDTTGEKIGVVTNIVGIRDMRITFTGRQNHAGTTPMHLRQDAFQALSAFNTRLNERFAEIVTPATVWTLGHVALHPNASSVVPGRVTFSMQWRDAEAARLLEMEQIIRQTCDEIAAERDVEVEMGPVMGIEPVAMDDRIQAALRAAAEDLAPQQWRDMPSGALHDAANVARVMPTGMLFVPSIGGISHAFDEDTDEADLTLGLEVLAQAAAAL; from the coding sequence ATGAAGATCAACCCCCAGAGATTCTTGGCGGATCTCCATACGCTGCGCTCGTTCGGGGCCTCCGGGGTCGGGAAAGGTGTGGTTCGTCCGGCCTATACCGCGGTGGACATCGCCGCGCGCCGCTGGCTGGCGAGCCGCATGCAGGAAGCGGGGCTTGAGGTTCGGTTTGACCGGCTTGGCAATCTTTTTGGCATTGCCGGGGAGAAATCCTTGCTGATCGGTTCGCACAGCGACAGCCAGCCCGAAGGCGGGTGGCTGGATGGTGCGCTGGGCGTCATTGCCGGCTTGGAAATTGCCCGCGCCAGCAAAGAGGCCGGAGGGCCGCCGATTTCCGTTGTCAGCTTTCAGGATGAAGAGGGGCGTTTCGGTGTTCTGACCGGATCGGACGTCTGGACCGGGCGGCTGTCGATGGCGGATGCGGATCAGCAGACCGATAACGAGGGGCAGACGCTGCGGGCCGCGCGGCAGCGGATGAAAGAAGGGACGGAAAAACCCGTGCCGACGGATCTGTTCACCGGCTTTCTGGAAATGCATATCGAACAGGGGCCTACCCTGGACACCACCGGTGAAAAGATCGGTGTTGTCACCAATATCGTTGGAATCCGGGATATGCGGATCACCTTTACCGGTCGTCAGAACCATGCGGGCACGACGCCGATGCATCTGCGGCAGGATGCCTTTCAGGCGCTTTCGGCCTTCAACACCCGCCTGAATGAACGGTTTGCCGAGATCGTCACCCCGGCAACCGTCTGGACCCTTGGCCATGTTGCACTGCATCCCAATGCGTCTTCGGTGGTGCCGGGCAGGGTGACCTTCTCCATGCAGTGGCGTGATGCGGAGGCCGCGCGTCTGTTGGAGATGGAACAGATCATCCGTCAGACCTGTGACGAGATCGCAGCGGAACGCGACGTGGAGGTGGAGATGGGACCGGTGATGGGCATCGAACCCGTTGCCATGGATGACCGCATTCAGGCGGCCCTGCGCGCGGCGGCCGAAGATCTGGCGCCGCAGCAATGGCGTGACATGCCGTCGGGGGCGCTGCACGATGCCGCTAATGTGGCGCGGGTCATGCCAACCGGGATGCTCTTTGTGCCGTCAATCGGCGGCATCAGCCACGCCTTTGACGAGGACACGGACGAAGCCGATCTGACGCTGGGGCTGGAAGTTTTGGCCCAGGCGGCCGCGGCCCTGTGA
- a CDS encoding SemiSWEET family sugar transporter: MELYIGYLAGTMGTICWIPQAWRAWSTRDTSGLSLAANLMFLLTVSLWLIYGLMVGDMPLILANFCALLIVISIVLAKLKYK; this comes from the coding sequence ATGGAACTGTACATCGGATATCTGGCCGGCACGATGGGCACGATCTGCTGGATCCCCCAGGCTTGGCGCGCCTGGAGCACGCGGGACACCTCGGGCCTGTCGCTGGCGGCCAACCTGATGTTTCTTCTCACCGTCTCGCTCTGGCTCATCTACGGGCTTATGGTGGGCGACATGCCTTTGATCCTGGCCAACTTCTGTGCCTTGCTGATCGTGATCAGCATCGTTCTGGCCAAACTGAAATACAAATAA
- a CDS encoding WGR domain-containing protein: protein MATCLLYRETSSRPSRFYRIELAMNLFSEVSVLREWGVAGRDGQSVINIYGNLREASVAADSHRNRMIKRGYNRDGLASQATAD from the coding sequence ATGGCTACCTGTCTTCTCTATCGTGAAACATCATCCCGGCCCTCCCGGTTTTACCGGATCGAACTGGCGATGAACCTGTTCTCAGAGGTTTCCGTCCTTCGGGAATGGGGGGTCGCAGGGCGCGATGGGCAAAGCGTGATCAACATCTATGGCAACCTGCGCGAGGCGTCGGTTGCCGCCGACAGCCACCGCAACCGCATGATCAAACGCGGCTATAACCGCGACGGACTGGCATCGCAGGCCACCGCCGACTGA
- a CDS encoding response regulator transcription factor gives MTAPLVTILDDEPEIRRILTETLEEAGFRTQSFSRAREFEASLKRVTPDVCLVDLSLPDTDGLTLVHRLALEQGAAVIIISGRAQVQDRVTGLELGADDYITKPFDPTEVVARIRARLRGGPRAQVQSGNSAQFSGWTAHFDRYVLEDETGGETPFSHAEGEVLRLFLDSPKRLISRAQMQEALGGAAGDSFDRAMDVRVSRLRTKLREDPKNPRLIKTIYGAGYIFLGDVNWL, from the coding sequence ATGACCGCGCCTCTTGTCACCATTCTGGACGATGAACCCGAAATCCGCCGGATCCTGACCGAGACCCTGGAAGAGGCTGGTTTCCGCACCCAAAGTTTTTCCCGGGCGCGCGAATTCGAAGCTTCCTTGAAACGGGTGACGCCAGATGTCTGCCTCGTTGACCTGTCGCTGCCCGACACCGATGGGCTGACACTTGTGCACAGGCTGGCGCTGGAGCAGGGCGCGGCGGTGATCATCATTTCCGGTCGCGCGCAGGTGCAGGACCGGGTGACCGGGTTGGAGCTGGGCGCTGATGATTACATCACCAAACCCTTTGATCCCACCGAAGTCGTCGCCCGTATCCGCGCCCGTCTGCGCGGCGGCCCGCGTGCCCAGGTGCAAAGCGGGAATTCGGCGCAGTTCTCTGGCTGGACGGCCCATTTCGACCGCTATGTTCTGGAGGATGAAACCGGCGGCGAAACGCCCTTTTCCCATGCCGAGGGCGAAGTGCTGCGGCTGTTTCTGGACAGTCCCAAGCGGCTGATCTCCCGCGCCCAGATGCAGGAGGCACTGGGCGGGGCTGCCGGGGACAGTTTCGACCGGGCCATGGATGTGCGTGTGTCACGCCTGCGCACCAAATTGCGCGAAGATCCCAAGAACCCCCGCCTGATCAAGACCATCTACGGCGCGGGCTATATTTTCCTCGGCGATGTGAACTGGCTCTGA
- a CDS encoding histidine phosphatase family protein, whose translation MSHITLIRHGQANTEARDEHSYDRLSDLGHQQAAWLGEHLRASGASHPRIYCGTLTRHIETAAGMGYTEEVVQDPRLNEMEYFTLAQAMEKQHGLAIPQEREGFIAHLPQVLAAWAEGEIDDAPESWSDFETRTQAALSEIAAGEGPALVVTSGGLISMAMRQAMMLEITGMARMALAIMNTSMHRLFPIGGHWSPVLFNAVPHLETPDRHFAQTHL comes from the coding sequence ATGTCTCATATCACGCTGATCCGCCACGGGCAGGCAAACACCGAGGCCCGCGACGAGCACAGCTATGACCGGCTCAGCGATCTGGGCCATCAGCAGGCGGCCTGGCTGGGTGAGCATCTGCGCGCCAGCGGCGCCAGCCATCCCCGTATCTATTGCGGCACCCTGACCCGGCACATCGAAACCGCTGCGGGCATGGGATATACCGAAGAGGTGGTGCAGGATCCCCGTCTCAACGAGATGGAGTATTTCACCCTCGCCCAGGCGATGGAGAAACAGCACGGGCTGGCCATCCCGCAGGAACGCGAAGGCTTCATTGCCCACCTGCCGCAGGTGCTGGCCGCCTGGGCAGAAGGTGAAATCGATGATGCCCCCGAAAGCTGGAGCGATTTTGAAACTCGCACCCAAGCGGCCCTGTCCGAAATCGCGGCGGGAGAAGGTCCGGCATTGGTGGTGACCTCGGGCGGGCTGATCTCCATGGCGATGCGTCAGGCGATGATGCTCGAAATCACCGGCATGGCCCGGATGGCGCTCGCGATCATGAATACCTCGATGCACCGTCTGTTCCCCATTGGCGGGCACTGGTCGCCGGTACTGTTCAACGCGGTACCCCATCTGGAAACACCCGACCGCCATTTTGCGCAGACCCATCTTTGA
- a CDS encoding DNA recombination protein RmuC: MDSVEEALAAMDQVGPLALMAGGFAALLILLLFLSMRASARAASAVAPIAQQMEYLGQSVQQLRGGLQHVSDMQANAQVQMVQTVEARLTDVQQHMNDRLADNALRQARAMAEMQERMQESLHGSAKRTVTSLTQLQERLATIDKAQDNITKLSGDVLSLQDILSNKQTRGAFGEIQLNDIVSKALPADAYTLQATLSNGKRADCLVHLPNPPGPIVIDSKFPLEPYEALRRAETQDELAYAARQMKTALRAHIRAISEKYIIEGETADGAILFLPSEAVYAELHANFTGVVREGFAAKVWIVSPTTCMATLNTMRAILKDARMREQAGAIRSELGLLHRDVERLGERVVNLDRHFAQAAKDVAEIKISADKAGRRAQRLDNFDFEEIDQGADPTGTVVPLEHPER, from the coding sequence ATGGACAGCGTGGAGGAGGCCTTGGCAGCCATGGATCAGGTCGGGCCGCTGGCCCTGATGGCGGGCGGCTTTGCGGCGCTGCTGATCCTGTTGCTGTTCCTCTCCATGCGCGCCTCGGCCCGCGCGGCCTCGGCGGTGGCGCCGATTGCGCAGCAGATGGAGTATCTGGGACAGTCCGTGCAGCAGCTGCGCGGCGGTTTGCAGCATGTGTCGGATATGCAGGCCAACGCGCAGGTGCAGATGGTGCAGACGGTGGAGGCACGGCTGACGGATGTGCAGCAGCATATGAACGATAGGCTGGCCGACAATGCCCTGCGTCAGGCCCGCGCCATGGCCGAGATGCAGGAACGCATGCAGGAAAGCCTGCACGGCAGCGCCAAACGCACGGTGACCTCTCTGACGCAGTTGCAGGAGCGGCTGGCGACCATCGACAAGGCGCAGGACAATATCACCAAACTGTCGGGCGATGTGCTGAGCCTTCAGGATATCCTGTCGAACAAGCAGACCCGGGGCGCCTTTGGTGAGATCCAGCTGAACGACATCGTCTCAAAGGCACTGCCTGCGGATGCCTATACGCTGCAGGCGACGCTCAGCAACGGCAAGCGTGCCGATTGTCTGGTGCATCTGCCGAATCCGCCGGGGCCGATCGTGATCGACAGCAAATTCCCGCTCGAACCCTATGAGGCGCTGCGCCGGGCCGAAACCCAGGACGAGCTGGCCTATGCGGCGCGGCAGATGAAAACGGCCTTGCGGGCGCATATCCGGGCGATATCCGAGAAGTACATCATTGAGGGCGAAACCGCCGATGGTGCGATCCTGTTCCTGCCTTCCGAAGCGGTCTATGCCGAGCTGCACGCCAATTTCACCGGCGTGGTGCGCGAAGGGTTTGCGGCGAAGGTCTGGATCGTCTCGCCCACCACCTGCATGGCGACGCTGAACACCATGCGCGCGATCCTAAAGGACGCTCGCATGCGCGAACAGGCGGGGGCCATCCGCAGTGAGCTGGGCCTCTTGCACCGCGATGTGGAACGGCTGGGAGAGCGCGTCGTCAATCTGGATCGGCATTTTGCGCAAGCGGCCAAGGACGTCGCCGAGATCAAGATCAGCGCTGATAAGGCCGGGCGCCGGGCGCAGCGACTCGACAACTTCGACTTTGAAGAGATCGACCAGGGGGCGGATCCAACCGGGACCGTGGTCCCGCTGGAGCATCCAGAGAGATGA
- a CDS encoding saccharopine dehydrogenase: MTHLWVRAEQRPNEERVGLTPEGAKALIDAGIKVTVEKSSVRAIPLQGYVDAGCDIAAENSWPTAPAEAIIFGLKELPEDGTPLPHRHIMFGHAFKGQHSGKALLERFRQGGGTLYDLEYLVDESGRRVAAFGYWAGYAGAAVTLKCWAAQQRGEICGPVGVFKDKDSLIADLSSELFALKAPRPTAIVIGALGRVGTGAADLLETMGVIVTKWDMAETANGGPFPEILEHDLFLNCIFARPGTPVFVPQSALTEPRKLTAIGDVACDPDSDYNPVPVYDRATTWDAPALRVAKDPVLDVMAIDNLPSMLPAESSVDYAEQLLPSLLTLGDLGSGVWGRAKATFDENMGN; this comes from the coding sequence ATGACTCATCTCTGGGTACGGGCCGAGCAGCGCCCGAATGAAGAACGGGTCGGGCTGACCCCCGAAGGCGCCAAGGCGCTGATCGATGCAGGCATCAAGGTCACGGTCGAGAAGAGCTCGGTCCGGGCGATCCCCTTGCAGGGCTATGTGGATGCAGGCTGCGATATCGCCGCCGAAAACAGCTGGCCCACAGCCCCGGCAGAGGCGATCATCTTTGGCCTGAAAGAACTTCCCGAGGACGGCACGCCGCTGCCGCACAGGCACATCATGTTCGGCCATGCCTTCAAGGGTCAGCACTCGGGCAAGGCGTTGCTGGAGCGGTTCCGCCAGGGTGGCGGCACGCTTTATGACCTGGAATATCTGGTGGACGAAAGCGGCCGAAGGGTTGCGGCCTTTGGCTATTGGGCCGGCTATGCAGGCGCGGCGGTGACGCTGAAATGCTGGGCCGCTCAGCAGCGCGGCGAAATCTGTGGCCCGGTTGGTGTCTTCAAGGACAAGGATTCGCTGATTGCCGATCTGTCCTCCGAGCTGTTCGCGCTGAAAGCCCCCCGCCCCACCGCCATCGTGATTGGAGCCCTCGGGCGTGTTGGCACTGGCGCGGCGGATCTGCTGGAGACCATGGGCGTCATCGTTACCAAATGGGACATGGCGGAAACCGCCAATGGCGGTCCCTTCCCGGAAATCCTGGAGCACGATCTGTTCCTCAACTGCATCTTTGCGCGCCCCGGCACGCCTGTGTTTGTACCGCAATCTGCCCTGACAGAGCCGCGCAAGCTGACCGCCATCGGCGATGTCGCCTGCGATCCGGACAGCGATTACAACCCGGTGCCGGTCTATGACCGCGCCACCACCTGGGATGCCCCTGCCCTGCGCGTGGCCAAGGATCCGGTTCTAGACGTGATGGCCATCGACAACCTGCCCTCAATGCTGCCCGCCGAAAGCTCGGTCGATTACGCCGAGCAGCTTTTGCCCTCGCTTCTGACGCTGGGCGATCTCGGCAGCGGTGTCTGGGGCCGGGCCAAAGCAACCTTTGACGAAAACATGGGCAACTGA